Proteins co-encoded in one endosymbiont 'TC1' of Trimyema compressum genomic window:
- a CDS encoding CPBP family intramembrane glutamic endopeptidase produces MESNKKPSWHFVDVFFGLALYYLVITLWDMLLTKLNITGNTFFVLISLIGGLALVVILTLFLNSNRNQDKMSWDSKELSHNLFIGIVIGGVIGLISSISILVNGTSIFSLFSLEGLEANYGHGTFMDHVFFLIAFILLIPISEELFFRGWMFSALKNKFHWVIAALITALFSSVFLVGNINFVFLILMGIVFAVAYEKTGSIFTSIVSHMVCNLIITIMIWIKGGS; encoded by the coding sequence ATGGAAAGCAATAAAAAACCATCATGGCATTTTGTAGATGTTTTCTTCGGGTTGGCATTATACTATCTTGTTATTACCTTATGGGATATGCTTTTAACAAAACTTAATATTACTGGCAATACTTTTTTTGTATTAATATCACTTATTGGTGGATTAGCATTAGTAGTTATTCTCACATTATTTTTAAATAGCAATAGAAATCAAGATAAAATGAGTTGGGATAGTAAAGAATTATCTCATAACCTATTTATTGGGATTGTAATAGGGGGAGTCATTGGTTTAATAAGCTCAATAAGCATTTTAGTTAATGGTACCTCTATTTTCTCATTATTTTCCCTAGAAGGCCTGGAAGCCAACTATGGTCATGGGACTTTTATGGATCATGTGTTTTTTTTAATTGCTTTTATTTTACTTATACCTATATCGGAAGAATTGTTTTTTAGAGGTTGGATGTTCAGTGCCTTGAAAAATAAATTCCATTGGGTTATTGCTGCTTTAATTACAGCATTATTTTCTAGTGTTTTTCTTGTTGGCAATATTAACTTTGTCTTTTTAATATTAATGGGAATTGTTTTTGCTGTTGCTTATGAAAAAACTGGATCGATTTTTACAAGTATAGTAAGTCATATGGTATGCAACTTAATTATAACTATCATGATTTGGATAAAAGGAGGTAGCTAA
- the trxA gene encoding thioredoxin produces the protein MVEHITDNDFRTKVLEAKGLVLVDFWATWCGPCQMLGPVLEDLSAEMENDVSIMKLNVDENPITRDKYEIMSIPTMLIFNGGNIVDTIVGFVGKDQIKNRLLAVK, from the coding sequence ATGGTAGAACATATTACAGATAATGATTTTCGAACAAAAGTATTAGAGGCTAAAGGACTAGTGCTTGTAGATTTTTGGGCAACTTGGTGTGGTCCTTGTCAAATGCTAGGTCCTGTTTTAGAAGATTTATCAGCAGAAATGGAAAATGATGTTTCAATTATGAAACTAAATGTAGATGAAAACCCTATTACAAGAGATAAGTATGAAATAATGAGTATTCCTACGATGCTTATTTTTAATGGTGGCAATATTGTAGATACTATTGTTGGTTTTGTTGGAAAGGACCAAATTAAAAATAGGCTATTAGCGGTAAAATAG